In a single window of the Drosophila albomicans strain 15112-1751.03 chromosome 3, ASM965048v2, whole genome shotgun sequence genome:
- the LOC117567109 gene encoding uncharacterized protein LOC117567109 isoform X16: protein MTFTRLKTLTLLVCTLLALSFPGYVNCANKKGSSSSSSQPAAAAPLEPEAVIEEVNAKQLEKLLADKDYVAVFWYARSCVTCDKVLAELEKIDDDTDSFGVDFVKINDKRLAKQYGIKNFPALTYFREKEPIIYDGDLMDEEGVLDFLTSLEAMDLPDRIEEVNAKILHKIIEDTDFVAVLFYKEDDPDSPRVLRHIELIDDEAAEYGIYIVKMHDKLMAKKYGYRNPPGLTYFRKGKYINYDGDIDDEEEVLDWLTSPANMEMTDHIEQVNRKMFEKIRKNSDYVAVIFYSDECKQCPRVLAEVEHIDDDADKAGIDFVKIDDKQMAKEYGVFALPAIVFFKPTSKEPVIYAGDLYEEEQILTWLLTQKDPSGDVIEDLEGERLVQLIEESGSIAVYFWNKTKCDICNSKAARKARLKKEREQHQQDGGTASAAAAFGSDPEGGAGGAGEAGGAAGGDGGGGSATDAAAAAAKHDDDADGCEQCTKVLEELENIDDDCDKHGITFVKTRDFSVADGYGVHEYPALVYFEGGIPNVFEGELSEEEEVLQWLITQKTEDRIELITRQMLETMVEETQYLAVYFLPIERKGKQPAFCRSFCSPSSLKDSNLTTTKHSSSQFVQSYISRKRKRIQKQDKINCNICDQILEGLELIDDECDVFGIHMVKIQDPQLAKRYSIKTFPALVYFRNGNPLLFEGDLQNEQSVLEWLIDDDNRELADEIEEVNERMLDRLMAESTLLVVFFYDDDCAECEEILEELEEIDGEADMFGIDFVKIASVEAAKKYEIVNIPSLVYFRKQVPVLYDGDMHQHDKVITWLTSQDVFEIKNEIEEVNRKMLDKLLEENEFLSVFFYEHNQVDSAAALEKLENIDSETDNLDITFVKMADSRYAKKWGVTKLPAMVYFRRRFPSIYRGDLLSEDEVLEWLRKNRFRQPELNIFMYALIALAVAFVVYTAFLLQCFKPAPPPPVQHPKQS, encoded by the exons ATGCGCGAAGCTGCGTGACCTGTGATAAGGTTTTAGCGGAACTCGAAAAAATTGACGATGACACCGATTCATTTGGTGTGGACTTTGTGAAAATTAACGACAAACGACTAGCTAAACAATATGGCATCAAGAACTTCCCCGCGCTCACCTACTTCAG GGAAAAGGAGCCAATCATCTACGATGGCGATCTTATGGATGAGGAGGGCGTGCTCGATTTTCTCACCTCGCTGGAGGCCATGGATCTGCCCGATCGCATCGAGGAGGTAAATGCCAAAATCCTGCACAAGATTATCGAGGATACCGATTTTGTAGCCGTGCTATTCT ACAAAGAGGATGATCCGGATTCACCACGTGTCCTGCGACACATTGAACTCATCGACGATGAGGCTGCCGAATATGGCATTTATATAGTCAAGATGCATGACAAGCTGATGGCCAAGAAATATGGCTATAGAAATCCACCAGGTCTAACGTATTTCCGCAAGGGCAAGTACATTAACTATGATGGCGACATCGATGATGAGGAGGAGGTACTCGATTGGTTGACGAGTCCGGCCAATATGGAAATGACCGATCACATTGAGCAGGTTAATCGCAAGATGTTTGAGAAGATTCGCAAGAATTCCGACTATGTGGCTGTCATTTTCT ACAGCGATGAGTGCAAACAGTGTCCACGAGTTTTGGCTGAAGTGGAGCACATCGACGATGATGCGGATAAGGCGGGTATTGATTTCGTCAAGATCGATGACAAGCAAATGGCCAAAGAGTACGGCGTCTTTGCACTGCCAGCCATTGTCTTCTTCAAGCCGACATCCAAGGAGCCAGTCATATACGCCG gGGATCTTTACGAAGAAGAACAAATCCTTACTTGGTTACTTACGCAAAAGGATCCAAGTGGAGATGTTATCGAAGATCTCGAAGGCGAAAGGCTTGTTCAATTGATCGAAGAGTCTGGCTCCATTGCAGTGTATTTCT GGAACAAAACGAAGTGTGATATTTGCAATTCGAAAGCGGCGCGAAAGGCGCGTCTGAAAAAGGAACGCGAACAGCATCAACAGGATGGCGGCACCGCCAGTGCTGCCGCCGCTTTTGGCAGCGATCCAGAGGGCGGAGCAGGTGGTGCTGGCGAGGCTGGCGGTGCTGCTGGTGGAGATGGTGGTGGTGGTTCAGCAACggatgccgctgctgctgcggccaAACATGATGATG ATGCCGATGGCTGTGAGCAGTGCACCAAAGTGTTGGAAGAGCTTGAGAATATCGATGATGATTGCGATAAGCATGGCATTACTTTTGTGAAAACTCGCGATTTCTCTGTTGCCGATGGCTATGGCGTGCACGAGTATCCAGCCCTGGTCTACTTTGAGGGTGGCATACCAAACGTGTTTGAAG GTGAGCTTAGTGAGGAGGAGGAAGTATTGCAATGGCTGATTACACAGAAAACTGAGGATCGCATTGAATTGATCACCCGTCAAATGCTGGAGACAATGGTCGAAGAAACACAATATCTGGCTGTATACTTCT TACCGATTGAGCGAAAGGGCAAGCAACCCGCTTTCTGTCGAAGTTTCTGTTCCCCCTCTAGTCTTAAAGACAGCAACTTGACCACCACCAAGCACTCATCCAGCCAATTCGTACAAAGCTACATTTCACGTAAAAGAAAACGTATCCAAAAACAAG ACAAGATCAATTGTAATATCTGTGATCAGATATTGGAGGGTCTGGAACTGATTGATGATGAGTGTGATGTTTTTGGCATACATATGGTTAAAATTCAAGATCCGCAGCTGGCCAAACGCTATTCCATCAAGACCTTCCCAGCTTTAGTATACTTCCG cAATGGCAATCCTTTGCTCTTTGAGGGAGATCTGCAAAACGAACAGTCGGTGCTGGAATGGCTGATTGATGATGATAATCGTGAGTTGGCTGATGAGATCGAGGAGGTGAATGAGCGCATGTTGGATCGCCTGATGGCCGAATCCACATTGCTGGTGGTGTTCTTCT atgatgatgattgcgCCGAGTGTGAGGAAATATTGGAGGAGCTGGAGGAAATTGATGGCGAAGCTGATATGTTTGGCATTGATTTTGTGAAGATTGCCAGCGTTGAGGCAgcaaagaaatatgaaattgttaACATACCATCTTTAGTCTATTTCCG cAAGCAAGTGCCCGTGCTTTATGATGGTGACATGCATCAGCATGACAAAGTCATCACCTGGCTGACATCGCAAGATGTATTCgaaattaaaaacgaaatcGAGGAAGTCAATCGCAAAATGCTTGACAAACTGCTCGAAGAAAACGAATTTTTGTCTGTGTTCTTTT ATGAGCACAATCAGGTGGATAGTGCTGCAGCATTGGAGAAACTGGAGAACATTGACAGCGAAACGGATAATTTGGACATTACCTTTGTGAAAATGGCCGATTCGCGTTATGCCAAAAAATGGGGCGTTACCAAACTGCCAGCCATGGTCTATTTCCGTCGTCGCTTCCCCAGCATATATAGGG GTGACTTACTGTCGGAGGATGAGGTGCTCGAGTGGCTGCGCAAGAATCGCTTCCGTCAGCCGGAATTGAATATATTCATGTATGCTCTGATAGCCTTGGCGGTGGCCTTCGTTGTCTACACGGCCTTCTTGTTGCAGTGCTTCAAGCCAGCGCCTCCACCGCCCGTACAGCATCCAAAGCAGTCGTGA
- the LOC117567109 gene encoding uncharacterized protein LOC117567109 isoform X5 has protein sequence MTFTRLKTLTLLVCTLLALSFPGYVNCANKKGSSSSSSQPAAAAPLEPEAVIEEVNAKQLEKLLADKDYVAVFWYARSCVTCDKVLAELEKIDDDTDSFGVDFVKINDKRLAKQYGIKNFPALTYFREKEPIIYDGDLMDEEGVLDFLTSLEAMDLPDRIEEVNAKILHKIIEDTDFVAVLFYKQQCRKCAKALQELENIDDEADQLGIGFVKIHDEALADEYNLGNLPALVYYRHQTPIIYEGELQREEDVLEWLVQNKSTGDEDDVIEDVTSKTLSTLISNIDNLVVLFYDHGNDDSMTVLEELEQIDDDCDKHGIQFVKIDDAKAAGDYGIDSIPAIVYFEKEIPNVYDGDLMDEEQILKWLLGQLERDEIEDVTDEMLDTMIKEGRVIAVLFYDNNDKKSQKVLEELENIDDECDALGITFVKIDNPEEAVEYGINKVPKLIYFEKGIPTIYEGNLEDEEKLLKWLEEQTSSDQIEDITDEMLDLIIEKMPHVAVLFYDKDQKKSQKILAELENIDDECDQNDIAFVKIDDDKEAKEWGIDEIPSIVLFERGIPHIYEGDLMKEDELLGWLVHQKRYSEIPEVTDEMKDKLVENTEHLAVIFYDKDDKQDMRILNELENIDDELEKEGIVIVRIDNAAEAKEYGLDHLPALIYFENKIPALYEGDLMNEDEVLEWLLVQKKTATIEEVTDEILVNLINEHEYVVVFFTGPCEPGETCDHTLNALESIDDELDEAGIIFVTTEDTGIAKKYNVKTYPRLVFFRNRDPLHFTGDLDDEDEVLAWITDDETLEIPGKIEEVNVKMLDKILAENDHVVVFFYAEGDKKAQKILNELENIDDECEEKDIDFVKTSDDDIDKEYDLPGLPALAFYRHKFRTIYTGDLMKEEEILEWVIDLHESTADVIESVDRKTLQVLINDVEHLAVFFYDDECESCGGILEELENIDDDTDKHGIQFVKSNDVKLAHEIGIFAFPALVYYETGVPIMYDGNIESNTDVFNWILEQKADQSIELINRDQLIEYIGTKDFLAVVFYKEDDPDSPRVLRHIELIDDEAAEYGIYIVKMHDKLMAKKYGYRNPPGLTYFRKGKYINYDGDIDDEEEVLDWLTSPANMEMTDHIEQVNRKMFEKIRKNSDYVAVIFYSDECKQCPRVLAEVEHIDDDADKAGIDFVKIDDKQMAKEYGVFALPAIVFFKPTSKEPVIYAGDLYEEEQILTWLLTQKDPSGDVIEDLEGERLVQLIEESGSIAVYFYADGCEQCTKVLEELENIDDDCDKHGITFVKTRDFSVADGYGVHEYPALVYFEGGIPNVFEGELSEEEEVLQWLITQKTEDRIELITRQMLETMVEETQYLAVYFLPIERKGKQPAFCRSFCSPSSLKDSNLTTTKHSSSQFVQSYISRKRKRIQKQDKINCNICDQILEGLELIDDECDVFGIHMVKIQDPQLAKRYSIKTFPALVYFRNGNPLLFEGDLQNEQSVLEWLIDDDNRELADEIEEVNERMLDRLMAESTLLVVFFYDDDCAECEEILEELEEIDGEADMFGIDFVKIASVEAAKKYEIVNIPSLVYFRKQVPVLYDGDMHQHDKVITWLTSQDVFEIKNEIEEVNRKMLDKLLEENEFLSVFFYEHNQVDSAAALEKLENIDSETDNLDITFVKMADSRYAKKWGVTKLPAMVYFRRRFPSIYRGDLLSEDEVLEWLRKNRFRQPELNIFMYALIALAVAFVVYTAFLLQCFKPAPPPPVQHPKQS, from the exons ATGCGCGAAGCTGCGTGACCTGTGATAAGGTTTTAGCGGAACTCGAAAAAATTGACGATGACACCGATTCATTTGGTGTGGACTTTGTGAAAATTAACGACAAACGACTAGCTAAACAATATGGCATCAAGAACTTCCCCGCGCTCACCTACTTCAG GGAAAAGGAGCCAATCATCTACGATGGCGATCTTATGGATGAGGAGGGCGTGCTCGATTTTCTCACCTCGCTGGAGGCCATGGATCTGCCCGATCGCATCGAGGAGGTAAATGCCAAAATCCTGCACAAGATTATCGAGGATACCGATTTTGTAGCCGTGCTATTCT ATAAACAGCAATGCCGCAAATGCGCCAAGGCTCTGCAAGAATTGGAGAATATCGATGATGAGGCCGATCAGCTTGGCATCGGTTTTGTCAAGATACACGACGAGGCCTTGGCCGATGAATACAACTTGGGCAATCTGCCGGCATTGGTCTACTATCGCCACCAGACTCCGATCATCTATGAAG GTGAACTGCAACGGGAGGAGGATGTCTTGGAATGGTTGGTCCAGAATAAATCAACCGGCGATGAGGATGATGTTATCGAGGATGTCACATCCAAGACGCTGTCAACGCTGATCAGCAACATTGATAATTTGGTTGTGTTATTCT ATGATCATGGCAATGATGATTCGATGACCGTGTTGGAAGAGCTAGAACAAATCGACGATGACTGCGATAAGCATGGCATACAGTTTGTGAAAATTGATGATGCCAAGGCGGCAGGCGATTACGGAATCGATTCG ATTCCGGCAATTGTATACTTTGAAAAAGAAATTCCAAACGTTTACGATGGCGATCTCATGGATGAGGAACAGATACTGAAATGGTTGTTGGGACAGTTGGAACGTGATGAAATCGAGGATGTCACCGACGAAATGCTCGATACAATGATCAAAGAAGGACGCGTCATTGCAGTGCTGTtct acgacaacaacgacaagaaaTCGCAAAAGGTGCTCGAAGAACTTGAGAACATTGACGACGAATGCGACGCTTTGGGCATTACTTTCGTGAAAATCGACAATCCCGAGGAGGCCGTTGAATATGGCATCAATAAAGTTCCTAAACTGATATACTTTGAAAAAGGCATTCCAACCATATACGAAGGCAATCTGGAGGATGAGGAGAAGCTATTGAAATGGCTCGAAGAGCAAACGAGTTCCGATCAAATCGAAGACATTACCGATGAAATGTTGGATTTGATCATTGAGAAAATGCCGCACGTTGCTGTGCTCTTCT ATGATAAAGATCAAAAGAAATCACAGAAAATCCTCGCAGAATTGGAAAACATCGACGATGAGTGCGATCAAAATGATATTGCTTTTGTCAAGATCGATGACGATAAGGAAGCCAAAGAATGGGGTATCGATGAGATACCATCGATTGTACTCTTTGAACGTGGTATTCCACATATCTACGAGGGTGATCTGATGAAAGAGGATGAGCTGCTCGGTTGGCTGGTGCATCAAAAGCGCTATTCCGAAATTCCCGAAGTCACCGATGAAATGAAGGACAAACTGGTCGAGAACACCGAACATTTGGCTGTCATCTTCT ACGACAAGGATGACAAGCAGGACATGCGCATCTTGAACGAGCTGGAGAACATTGACGATGAACTCGAGAAGGAGGGCATCGTCATTGTGCGCATCGATAACGCTGCCGAAGCCAAGGAATATGGTCTTGATCATTTGCCCGCTCTGATCTACTTCGAGAATAAGATCCCCGCTCTGTATGAGGGTGATTTGATGAATGAGGACGAGGTCCTGGAATGGCTGCTGGTGCAGAAAAAGACGGCCACCATCGAGGAGGTTACCGATGAGATTCTGGTCAACTTGATCAATGAACACGAGTatgttgttgtcttctttACTGGTCCCTGCGAACCGGGTGAGACTTGCGATCATACGCTCAATGCCCTCGAGAGCATCGATGATGAGTTGGATGAGGCTGGCATCATTTTTGTTACCACCGAGGATACCGGCATCGCTAAGAAATATAACGTGAAAACCTATCCACGACTGGTGTTCTTCCGCAATCGTGATCCATTGCACTTTACCGGCGATCTGGATGATGAGGACGAAGTGCTCGCTTGGATCACCGATGACGAAACCCTTGAGATTCCCGGCAAAATCGAGGAGGTCAATGTCAAAATGTTGGACAAGATTTTGGCCGAAAACGATCATGTGGTCGTGTTCTTCT ACGCCGAGGGTGACAAGAAGGCACAGAAGATCCTCAACGAATTGGAGAACATCGACGATGAATGCGAGGAAAAAGACATCGACTTTGTAAAGACATCCGACGATGATATCGATAAGGAATACGATTTGCCCGGTTTGCCGGCGCTTGCATTTTATAGACATAAGTTTAGAACAATTTACACCG GTGATCTGATGAAGGAGGAGGAAATTCTTGAATGGGTTATCGATTTGCACGAATCAACGGCTGATGTTATCGAATCGGTGGATCGCAAGACATTGCAAGTTTTGATCAACGACGTGGAACATCTCGCTGTTTTCTTCT ATGATGATGAATGCGAATCGTGTGGTGGCATTCTGGAGGAATTGGAGAACATCGACGATGATACCGATAAGCATGGCATTCAGTTTGTCAAATCGAACGATGTGAAGTTGGCCCACGAAATTGGCATTTTCGCATTCCCCGCTTTGGTCTACTACGAGACAGGCGTTCCGATCATGTATGATG GTAATATTGAGAGTAATACGGACGTGTTCAACTGGATACTGGAGCAGAAGGCCGATCAGAGCATTGAGCTGATCAATCGGGATCAGTTAATTGAATATATAGGCACCAAAGACTTTTTAGCGGTTGTTTTTT ACAAAGAGGATGATCCGGATTCACCACGTGTCCTGCGACACATTGAACTCATCGACGATGAGGCTGCCGAATATGGCATTTATATAGTCAAGATGCATGACAAGCTGATGGCCAAGAAATATGGCTATAGAAATCCACCAGGTCTAACGTATTTCCGCAAGGGCAAGTACATTAACTATGATGGCGACATCGATGATGAGGAGGAGGTACTCGATTGGTTGACGAGTCCGGCCAATATGGAAATGACCGATCACATTGAGCAGGTTAATCGCAAGATGTTTGAGAAGATTCGCAAGAATTCCGACTATGTGGCTGTCATTTTCT ACAGCGATGAGTGCAAACAGTGTCCACGAGTTTTGGCTGAAGTGGAGCACATCGACGATGATGCGGATAAGGCGGGTATTGATTTCGTCAAGATCGATGACAAGCAAATGGCCAAAGAGTACGGCGTCTTTGCACTGCCAGCCATTGTCTTCTTCAAGCCGACATCCAAGGAGCCAGTCATATACGCCG gGGATCTTTACGAAGAAGAACAAATCCTTACTTGGTTACTTACGCAAAAGGATCCAAGTGGAGATGTTATCGAAGATCTCGAAGGCGAAAGGCTTGTTCAATTGATCGAAGAGTCTGGCTCCATTGCAGTGTATTTCT ATGCCGATGGCTGTGAGCAGTGCACCAAAGTGTTGGAAGAGCTTGAGAATATCGATGATGATTGCGATAAGCATGGCATTACTTTTGTGAAAACTCGCGATTTCTCTGTTGCCGATGGCTATGGCGTGCACGAGTATCCAGCCCTGGTCTACTTTGAGGGTGGCATACCAAACGTGTTTGAAG GTGAGCTTAGTGAGGAGGAGGAAGTATTGCAATGGCTGATTACACAGAAAACTGAGGATCGCATTGAATTGATCACCCGTCAAATGCTGGAGACAATGGTCGAAGAAACACAATATCTGGCTGTATACTTCT TACCGATTGAGCGAAAGGGCAAGCAACCCGCTTTCTGTCGAAGTTTCTGTTCCCCCTCTAGTCTTAAAGACAGCAACTTGACCACCACCAAGCACTCATCCAGCCAATTCGTACAAAGCTACATTTCACGTAAAAGAAAACGTATCCAAAAACAAG ACAAGATCAATTGTAATATCTGTGATCAGATATTGGAGGGTCTGGAACTGATTGATGATGAGTGTGATGTTTTTGGCATACATATGGTTAAAATTCAAGATCCGCAGCTGGCCAAACGCTATTCCATCAAGACCTTCCCAGCTTTAGTATACTTCCG cAATGGCAATCCTTTGCTCTTTGAGGGAGATCTGCAAAACGAACAGTCGGTGCTGGAATGGCTGATTGATGATGATAATCGTGAGTTGGCTGATGAGATCGAGGAGGTGAATGAGCGCATGTTGGATCGCCTGATGGCCGAATCCACATTGCTGGTGGTGTTCTTCT atgatgatgattgcgCCGAGTGTGAGGAAATATTGGAGGAGCTGGAGGAAATTGATGGCGAAGCTGATATGTTTGGCATTGATTTTGTGAAGATTGCCAGCGTTGAGGCAgcaaagaaatatgaaattgttaACATACCATCTTTAGTCTATTTCCG cAAGCAAGTGCCCGTGCTTTATGATGGTGACATGCATCAGCATGACAAAGTCATCACCTGGCTGACATCGCAAGATGTATTCgaaattaaaaacgaaatcGAGGAAGTCAATCGCAAAATGCTTGACAAACTGCTCGAAGAAAACGAATTTTTGTCTGTGTTCTTTT ATGAGCACAATCAGGTGGATAGTGCTGCAGCATTGGAGAAACTGGAGAACATTGACAGCGAAACGGATAATTTGGACATTACCTTTGTGAAAATGGCCGATTCGCGTTATGCCAAAAAATGGGGCGTTACCAAACTGCCAGCCATGGTCTATTTCCGTCGTCGCTTCCCCAGCATATATAGGG GTGACTTACTGTCGGAGGATGAGGTGCTCGAGTGGCTGCGCAAGAATCGCTTCCGTCAGCCGGAATTGAATATATTCATGTATGCTCTGATAGCCTTGGCGGTGGCCTTCGTTGTCTACACGGCCTTCTTGTTGCAGTGCTTCAAGCCAGCGCCTCCACCGCCCGTACAGCATCCAAAGCAGTCGTGA